A genome region from Glycine max cultivar Williams 82 chromosome 5, Glycine_max_v4.0, whole genome shotgun sequence includes the following:
- the LOC102661619 gene encoding disease resistance protein At4g27190 isoform X1, which produces MSGLEVVAPLVGEVGAHGIGELHSTIASKIASSRNLDDNYNILLKDMEMLLAIKKDKEREVQRNNHKDTTNAYKLWTNRVSDAAEEVQKLKVKYEEKMLPWWRIQRRSHLSEEMEKKCNYVRELKKDECLRDFLVDKPPEPVLKELNVPQISGYPTLQGALKNMLGLLKNNKIKVIGVCGTKGVGKTTIMQNLNNNEEVAKLFEIVIFVKATADDHKLQEKIANRLMLDIETNKKHSGDVARRIHKELEKKKYLLILDEVEDAINLEQLGIPSHVNNGGKVVIATRLPRVYKLNKVQRVIKVMELSPEEAWKMFRDTVHAFNPKIDSLEIQPIAKLVCKRCSRLPLLIYNIANSFKLKESASSWSAGLEDLKPWPELQNQGLEELYSCLKFCYDELKDKKKQKCFLYTSLYPANSKVYTDYLVECWAAQGLLGDINDKRSYRSARNCGINILEHLANVSLLEKGESMIYVNMNHCMRQLALHISSKDPECSFYLQDGEESENLSNSRAWQQARWVSMRQLLDFPTSQDSSMILTLLLRKNPKLTTIPPTFFENMSSLLLLDLYNSMITQLPSSLSKLTCLRGLFLNSCELLESLSSEIGSLQFLEVLDIRDTKVTFIPLQIGCLTNLRCLRIPFIVSEDNEAQNVHVISKLHRLEELTIQVISYEQWCNDAENVLQHVASLENVTHLRCCFPSSIILGEFLSRSKSWSCKQQNSFRFFVGCQNSRRPQILESFEYKITNYLRYCNGGQKDDSAIIEVLPKTDAFELVCHKDIKKLTNFAGVVCLERIRGLLITRCNKVLTIVSADTSSNTMNGIQIETRVILPNLEQLYLENLLNLKCVFRGPLHSGTFSRLQTLSLKNCPSLSDIFSNGAIQHFSELQNLKLEDCSKIEVLIREEDIEGERDVLPKLEILLLVNLPNFKTICSTHTLAWSSLELLRIHNCPKLKTLPLDSDNAVNLKSIKGQQEWWDELEWTNNKVRPIFAASNEYFS; this is translated from the coding sequence ATGTCTGGGCTTGAGGTTGTAGCCCCTCTTGTTGGAGAGGTAGGAGCGCATGGCATTGGAGAATTACATTCTACAATTGCATCTAAAATTGCGTCTTCCAGAAACCTTGATGACAACTACAACATTTTGCTCAAAGACATGGAGATGCTACTTGCAATAAAGAAGGATAAAGAGAGGGAGGTTCAAAGAAACAACCACAAAGATACCACTAATGCTTACAAACTGTGGACAAACAGGGTATCAGATGCTGCAGAAGAAGTGCAGAAGCTGAAAGTTAAATACGAAGAGAAAATGCTACCCTGGTGGCGTATTCAACGGCGTTCACATCTGAGTGAAGAGATGGAGAAGAAGTGCAACTATGTTCGTGAACTTAAGAAGGATGAATGTTTAAGAGATTTTCTTGTTGATAAACCACCAGAGCCTGTCTTAAAGGAGTTAAATGTCCCACAGATAAGTGGATATCCAACCCTTCAAGGTGCCTTGAAAAATATGCTGGGTttgctaaaaaataataagattaaagTCATTGGAGTGTGTGGAACAAAAGGGGTGGGGAAAACAACAATAATGCAGAACCTAAACAACAATGAAGAGGTTGCTAAACTGTTTGAAATTGTCATTTTTGTGAAAGCCACAGCGGATGACCATAAGCTTCAAGAGAAAATTGCTAATCGGTTGATGCTGGACATAGAAACCAACAAGAAGCATAGCGGTGATGTTGCAAGAAGAATACACAAAGAGCTAGAGAAGAAGaagtatttattgattttggaTGAGGTTGAGGATGCCATCAATTTGGAGCAGTTGGGAATTCCTAGTCACGTCAACAATGGCGGTAAGGTAGTAATTGCCACTCGACTCCCTCGAGTTTATAAGTTGAATAAGGTGCAGAGGGTCATCAAAGTCATGGAGTTATCTCCTGAGGAAGCATGGAAGATGTTCAGAGATACTGTTCATGCCTTTAATCCTAAGATTGATTCCCTTGAAATTCAACCTATAGCCAAACTTGTATGCAAAAGGTGCTCTCGTCTTCCACTTCTTATTTACAATATAGcaaattcttttaaattgaAAGAGTCTGCTTCAAGTTGGTCGGCGGGACTTGAAGATCTTAAACCTTGGCCTGAACTTCAAAATCAAGGTTTAGAAGAGTTGTACTCATGCCTGAAATTCTGTTATGATGAACTCAAAGATAAAAAGAAGCAGAAATGCTTTTTATACACTTCACTGTATCCTGCAAATAGCAAGGTTTACACTGATTATTTAGTGGAGTGTTGGGCAGCACAAGGTTTACTCGGTGATATAAATGACAAAAGGTCATATCGAAGTGCACGCAATTGTGGTATTAACATATTAGAACATCTTGCTAATGTCTCTTTACTAGAGAAAGGGGAATCAATGATATATGTCAACATGAATCATTGTATGAGACAACTTGCATTACACATATCCTCTAAAGATCCTGAATGTAGCTTTTACCTCCAAGATGGCGAAGAATCTGAAAATCTCTCAAATTCAAGAGCTTGGCAGCAGGCTAGGTGGGTCTCTATGAGACAACTGCTTGATTTTCCAACAAGCCAAGATAGCAGCATGATTTTGACGTTGTTGCTGCGAAAAAATCCAAAACTAACTACAATACCACCAACTTTTTTTGAGAACATGAGCAGTCTACTTCTGTTAGACTTGTATAATAGCATGATTACACAACTGCCATCGTCTTTATCAAAATTGACTTGTCTACGGGGTTTATTCTTGAACAGTTGCGAGCTCTTGGAATCATTATCATCTGAAATTGGATCACTTCAATTTCTAGAGGTCCTTGACATACGAGATACTAAAGTAACATTCATACCTCTACAAATTGGATGTTTGACTAATCTAAGATGCCTGCGAATCCCATTCATTGTAAGTGAAGATAATGAAGCTCAAAATGTTCATGTGATTTCAAAGCTTCATAGGTTGGAAGAATTAACCATTCAAGTCATATCCTATGAACAATGGTGCAATGATGCTGAAAATGTTTTACAACATGTGGCTTCTTTGGAAAATGTAACACATCTCAGATGTTGTTTTCCCTCCTCAATCATTCTTGGAGAATTTCTTTCAAGAAGTAAATCATGGAGTTGTAAGCAGCAAAATTCATTTAGATTCTTTGTGGGATGCCAAAACTCAAGGCGACCTCAAATACTTGAATCTTTTGAGtataaaattactaattatttGAGGTATTGCAATGGTGGACAGAAGGATGACTCGGCAATTATTGAGGTACTACCAAAAACTGATGCATTTGAATTAGTTTGccataaagatataaaaaaattgacaaattttGCTGGCGTAGTGTGTTTGGAACGCATTCGTGGTCTTTTGATTACAAGATGCAACAAAGTTTTAACAATTGTGTCAGCGGATACAAGTAGCAACACCATGAATGGAATCCAAATAGAAACAAGAGTCATCTTACCAAATTTGGAGCAATTATATTTGGAAAATTTGCTCaatttaaaatgtgtttttagagGTCCCTTGCACAGTGGAACCTTTTCCAGATTACAAACGTTGTCATTGAAGAATTGTCCTTCACTGAGTGACATTTTCAGCAATGGAGCAATTCAACATTTTTCAGAACTTCAAAATCTGAAACTTGAAGATTGTTCAAAAATTGAAGTACTTATCAGAGAAGAAGACATTGAAGGAGAAAGGGATGTGCTTCCAAAACTAGAAATACTTCTGCTGGTTAACTTGCCTAACTTCAAAACTATATGCTCAACTCATACATTGGCTTGGTCCTCTTTGGAGCTGTTAAGGATTCATAACTGTCCTAAGTTGAAAACTTTACCACTAGACAGTGACAATGCAGTCAACTTAAAGTCCATTAAAGGGCAGCAAGAGTGGTGGGATGAGTTGGAGTGGACAAACAACAAGGTGCGTCCCATCTTTGCTGCCTCCAATGAGTATTTTTCTTAG
- the LOC102661619 gene encoding disease resistance protein At4g27190 isoform X2: MSGLEVVAPLVGEVGAHGIGELHSTIASKIASSRNLDDNYNILLKDMEMLLAIKKDKEREVQRNNHKDTTNAYKLWTNRVSDAAEEVQKLKVKYEEKMLPWWRIQRRSHLSEEMEKKCNYVRELKKDECLRDFLVDKPPEPVLKELNVPQISGYPTLQGALKNMLGLLKNNKIKVIGVCGTKGVGKTTIMQNLNNNEEVAKLFEIVIFVKATADDHKLQEKIANRLMLDIETNKKHSGDVARRIHKELEKKKYLLILDEVEDAINLEQLGIPSHVNNGGKVVIATRLPRVYKLNKVQRVIKVMELSPEEAWKMFRDTVHAFNPKIDSLEIQPIAKLVCKRCSRLPLLIYNIANSFKLKESASSWSAGLEDLKPWPELQNQGLEELYSCLKFCYDELKDKKKQKCFLYTSLYPANSKVYTDYLVECWAAQGLLGDINDKRSYRSARNCGINILEHLANVSLLEKGESMIYVNMNHCMRQLALHISSKDPECSFYLQDGEESENLSNSRAWQQARWVSMRQLLDFPTSQDSSMILTLLLRKNPKLTTIPPTFFENMSSLLLLDLYNSMITQLPSSLSKLTCLRGLFLNSCELLESLSSEIGSLQFLEVLDIRDTKVTFIPLQIGCLTNLRCLRIPFIVSEDNEAQNVHVISKLHRLEELTIQVISYEQWCNDAENVLQHVASLENVTHLRCCFPSSIILGEFLSRSKSWSCKQQNSFRFFVGCQNSRRPQILESFEYKITNYLRYCNGGQKDDSAIIECVWNAFVVF, from the exons ATGTCTGGGCTTGAGGTTGTAGCCCCTCTTGTTGGAGAGGTAGGAGCGCATGGCATTGGAGAATTACATTCTACAATTGCATCTAAAATTGCGTCTTCCAGAAACCTTGATGACAACTACAACATTTTGCTCAAAGACATGGAGATGCTACTTGCAATAAAGAAGGATAAAGAGAGGGAGGTTCAAAGAAACAACCACAAAGATACCACTAATGCTTACAAACTGTGGACAAACAGGGTATCAGATGCTGCAGAAGAAGTGCAGAAGCTGAAAGTTAAATACGAAGAGAAAATGCTACCCTGGTGGCGTATTCAACGGCGTTCACATCTGAGTGAAGAGATGGAGAAGAAGTGCAACTATGTTCGTGAACTTAAGAAGGATGAATGTTTAAGAGATTTTCTTGTTGATAAACCACCAGAGCCTGTCTTAAAGGAGTTAAATGTCCCACAGATAAGTGGATATCCAACCCTTCAAGGTGCCTTGAAAAATATGCTGGGTttgctaaaaaataataagattaaagTCATTGGAGTGTGTGGAACAAAAGGGGTGGGGAAAACAACAATAATGCAGAACCTAAACAACAATGAAGAGGTTGCTAAACTGTTTGAAATTGTCATTTTTGTGAAAGCCACAGCGGATGACCATAAGCTTCAAGAGAAAATTGCTAATCGGTTGATGCTGGACATAGAAACCAACAAGAAGCATAGCGGTGATGTTGCAAGAAGAATACACAAAGAGCTAGAGAAGAAGaagtatttattgattttggaTGAGGTTGAGGATGCCATCAATTTGGAGCAGTTGGGAATTCCTAGTCACGTCAACAATGGCGGTAAGGTAGTAATTGCCACTCGACTCCCTCGAGTTTATAAGTTGAATAAGGTGCAGAGGGTCATCAAAGTCATGGAGTTATCTCCTGAGGAAGCATGGAAGATGTTCAGAGATACTGTTCATGCCTTTAATCCTAAGATTGATTCCCTTGAAATTCAACCTATAGCCAAACTTGTATGCAAAAGGTGCTCTCGTCTTCCACTTCTTATTTACAATATAGcaaattcttttaaattgaAAGAGTCTGCTTCAAGTTGGTCGGCGGGACTTGAAGATCTTAAACCTTGGCCTGAACTTCAAAATCAAGGTTTAGAAGAGTTGTACTCATGCCTGAAATTCTGTTATGATGAACTCAAAGATAAAAAGAAGCAGAAATGCTTTTTATACACTTCACTGTATCCTGCAAATAGCAAGGTTTACACTGATTATTTAGTGGAGTGTTGGGCAGCACAAGGTTTACTCGGTGATATAAATGACAAAAGGTCATATCGAAGTGCACGCAATTGTGGTATTAACATATTAGAACATCTTGCTAATGTCTCTTTACTAGAGAAAGGGGAATCAATGATATATGTCAACATGAATCATTGTATGAGACAACTTGCATTACACATATCCTCTAAAGATCCTGAATGTAGCTTTTACCTCCAAGATGGCGAAGAATCTGAAAATCTCTCAAATTCAAGAGCTTGGCAGCAGGCTAGGTGGGTCTCTATGAGACAACTGCTTGATTTTCCAACAAGCCAAGATAGCAGCATGATTTTGACGTTGTTGCTGCGAAAAAATCCAAAACTAACTACAATACCACCAACTTTTTTTGAGAACATGAGCAGTCTACTTCTGTTAGACTTGTATAATAGCATGATTACACAACTGCCATCGTCTTTATCAAAATTGACTTGTCTACGGGGTTTATTCTTGAACAGTTGCGAGCTCTTGGAATCATTATCATCTGAAATTGGATCACTTCAATTTCTAGAGGTCCTTGACATACGAGATACTAAAGTAACATTCATACCTCTACAAATTGGATGTTTGACTAATCTAAGATGCCTGCGAATCCCATTCATTGTAAGTGAAGATAATGAAGCTCAAAATGTTCATGTGATTTCAAAGCTTCATAGGTTGGAAGAATTAACCATTCAAGTCATATCCTATGAACAATGGTGCAATGATGCTGAAAATGTTTTACAACATGTGGCTTCTTTGGAAAATGTAACACATCTCAGATGTTGTTTTCCCTCCTCAATCATTCTTGGAGAATTTCTTTCAAGAAGTAAATCATGGAGTTGTAAGCAGCAAAATTCATTTAGATTCTTTGTGGGATGCCAAAACTCAAGGCGACCTCAAATACTTGAATCTTTTGAGtataaaattactaattatttGAGGTATTGCAATGGTGGACAGAAGGATGACTCGGCAATTATTGAG TGTGTTTGGAACGCATTCGTGGTCTTTTGA